The Amaranthus tricolor cultivar Red isolate AtriRed21 chromosome 14, ASM2621246v1, whole genome shotgun sequence DNA window TATGACAACTGCCTGCCCTGATGCTTCTTGCCAAAATGGTCTACATGGATGATTGAGATCACAGGGTTAGTTCATAAAGGTTTCAATACTTGGTTGAACAATCGATCTTAAATGGTTGATAAAATTTCTTTATCTAAGCATGATCAAATTGTATTAAGGATCTTTTTTTTCTAAGCTTCTTGGCAAAATGATACTTAAAAAGAATTGTGGGTGACCAAATGGCACATTTTTGGAGTTGCAGAAAACAAGTATTACTTCATAGTACTGGTATTAGGAGAAATGTAAACATCAATTATGATCAAATTGTACGATAATAATACTTTTAAGTCAAATTTATTTTCAGGATTCATGCATAAATGAAGAGGTGTACATACTCAATGAGAATGTCTTTAAGCACAGTACTCTTTCCAGCGCCCATTCCACCTCCCATGAAAAGGAGAACTGGACTTCTATCCTTGAAAGCCACTGGCGCCATCACGTCCGTACATTCAGACTCATCAATCTCTGGTCTCGGTTGAGCGAGTCCAATTGCTTTCATCTCTTGTACCAATGTGGTAAATACTCTAGCCACCTTCAAGTCTTTGGTCACTCTCTCAATCGTCTTCTCCCTGCATTCATCATATTGCAGGAAAAAAATCAATCCTTCCCCTCCTTTCTATGACATATTTCTCAATTTCCATTAGTTAGcttaattttattcattataGTCCTCCGTTCCATTGAGTTTGCAACATTTGCATCTTCAATGTGACAACTTTTTATAGTATATGTAACAAAGTCAATGAGATAGAGAGAATATCTGAATATGGTAaatgtaataaataaattaattagttaatATCATTCTCATGTTACGTTTCATTTGATGCAATTTTTGGTAACTTGCCTTGATGCTGCTAGCAATATATGCTTAAGCTTCTTTTTTGGCTCTGGTTCTGGTCCTTGCATCACCTGAAATTTATATTGATAAATTAAGATTCATTGTTTAGTAAGACAtaaatattaatacaaaaaaattgcTCTCTTTTCTGTAGGGCATTGGGCTCAATTGATTGCCTGTTTGAGGGCGATTTCTGCAAAACTCCAATGGAAGGCGAAGTAACTGAGGATGCATCGTTCAATTTCCTCGACAAGCTTGATGAAGAGCGAATCACAATCTGGATCTTGGGTGAAAATGGAGTATATGGTTTCCTCCCATCCCtctcttttttgtatataatctGATGCCAATTTGTTGAGCTGTGGGCAAAGCCTTCTATCCGAAAATCCTAATTGCCTAGCTGCCCATATGATATGATCATATGAGACGTTTGCAAAAACTTCTAGTCACATTGTATGAAAAATAACGAGATTACGAGTTCGTATTGGATCAAGAAGATACAACTTAGTAATTTACCTACATAATGGGAAAATCGCTCGAGTTTCACCACCCTCTTAGAGCGATCATATTTGATCCGAGGGAcgagttttttatacataaggTGGCGTTGATTATAGTAAGCGGCCGCAGCGACAATTAACCCAACGGACGACACGAAAAGGATCGCGAAAATAGATTTTCCATACCCATCTGAGGATTGATGACATTGAGAATTGTTATGAGACTTGTAGGAAAGGATGCCATAAAGATAAGTAATTATGAAGGTTAATATTGCCATTGAAGAAGAATAATATACATTGCTAAAACTAATTTTTGATGATTTATGTTTACGGATCTTACCTTGCTGCATTTTTCTGATTGATTGGATGGATTGAGGAGAGAGAATAATCATTTGTGTAGGGATGGCAATTGGCAAATCAGAGGAATGATTAGTGGAAAATATTACTCTTTGCCATGCAAATCGTTTTTGGTTGCAATTTAATTCTTCTAAATGTGACAAGTGGTGTGTGTATGTTAgtcaattttatttaattattttaattttttttttttacgtatgtatgtataatattttttggctTGTCTTGTATGAGTTCGTCTTACCATAAGACGGATTCAGATAATTAGttcatttctctaattgatcagttttaaattgtaagtgattactttaatacATTCATACAAATACTATTAAACTATCAAGGGAAAGATAAAAATGCAATGGATGTAAACTCTTAAAAATTCTAAGTGtttttaatacattttaaatcccttgaaaaataaattatacataatatttTTGATATTGCATACCTTTGTTGTGATTTGACAAAGCACGAGATTACTTTTCAAATTTACAAGAAGCCTAAAAGGCAGACACAATAAAAACACAACATTAAATCACAATGCAAATATTTCCACATTAACAATTTTTCAAAACCGTTCGATTGTGTCTTactaataaatcaattttgTCTCCGTCAAATGTCAATAATCTTTTGTTTGGTAGGGCATTTCAATTTTTGTATTTGACACTATGTTTAGGTACTGTAAACATGGCATTTGTATTGTGCATTCATACTTGCATGTAGATTAGACAAAACCCAAGGGCCACAACACAACCCATTGAGCTTATGTAGACATGTGCTGTATCCTGTATAACAACCAATGCGCTTATGCCATATCACGAGTCATTATTTAAGGGTAGTCGGTATAATATGTGTCTGTATATGTTCCGTCAGGCACATAGCCCAATCTAGCCTGACCCACAATGACACGATCTGACCAGGATTTTAAATCTTGATGTGCCGAAATTTGATGGTGTGTTAGAATTATTGATGTTAAGGATTTTGCTATAGATGGTTGCAATTTGGCATGTTTTAATAATAGGAGGTTATGATTGTTTCAtccaaaattataattttcatttatatatgaatttattGTCCTAAATAATcgttcaataaaataaataatttcaattttacatTATCAGTGAAAATAATTCTCATTATATAGTCCATTTaggacaaaattaaaaataaaaaataaaatatattattatgtcaaaatagttatatattttaatataggCCTATTTAACATTAGTGATATGATTTTCATTCCTAAAAACATATTGCTGAATGAAATAGCAATATGCTTATTGCTATTAACGacatattttttagttaatttttttaaaaaaattgtcctTAATGGTATGATGGGAATTACCTTTTTCTAATAGCATAAATtggtattatttgttttttgaacAATATTCTGAGAAATATGCAAGATTAtgcttctattttttttttaacataataaacttaatgtttttttcttcttaatgTGTGTCATGCACATAACCTAAATAAACAGTAATAACACTAAAATGTGACAAATATTGATTATTTCCTTTGTCAACCTTATTTTGCAATACTCAGTTTGGTGACCTTATTAAATGAAAGAACATATTGGTTAAGACTTGTAAGATAGAAAAAGAAACGATTTAATAAGAAGTATTATAAAACAATTTAAAGTGTTACAAAGTTAGAAAGACAGAGACAATAAACTTAAATGAAAGCCGAAAATAACATAATTTTAACATCAATTAATttaaacttgaaaatgaatCGGCTTAAAAGAACGAAAACTTTTATGGTCTTGGGATAAGATAAGATTGTGTactttgaacaatgaacatttgCAGAATTATAATGTGCGAGCAGAATTCATATTTGGACTGATATTGTTGTTGTATCCAAAGACTTGAAGCACTGCAATTTTGTGAGAAGTTGCTTGTACTTTGACATTACATACATGCCTTTGCTGTCTTCTTAATATCATGCTCATGTTAATGTACTTGATTTCCTTTGTAGGATGAACCATAGGGGATGTTCTCGCCTCTGGGCATGTGCAATATTTACGATCATATTTTATCGATACATAATATATTCAACTATATTATGACATGAGCCCATCATATTTAGACCGTAACATTCTTTACATTTTGTATTTAATATAACGTAAATCTTGTAGATTGTCTCATTGTGATACATATCTGAAATTCAAAAAGTGAGTGTTTTAATGTTCAAAGCAGACGTTTTAATTGGTTTGACTGGACTATTTAGCCAATTTAAAACTGTTTTTAAAATACAATTGTTTTATATGAgaaaaatttgtgatattatactatattatatttagtttatttttaattgcttAAAGCCAACAATTGTAACGgactttaaaatgaaaaaggagcGAGTATGTTTATACCATAGTATATTTATGGACTATGGTAGCGAAGCTTGTTTTGGTGTAGTTGgttattgaaaatataaattctaatattattattggtcaaaactaaaaagtcaaatatataagtatatatatgtacgattagggatggcaacgggtcggatttGGACtgggtccaggtggacccggatccaAATCCGTTTTCAAGAACAGGATTCAGATTCGGACTCGGATCCGCGGGTCCATTTTTGCTAGACCCAGATTCGGATCCGTggatactgcggatccagtacTGGATTCGGATCCAAAACGAGTCtgacttgtttttgcttttttttttttgtatttttgaatggTGTTGAGATTGTAAATTTGCAATAAAGctatatttatagactaatgataataatttattatcattagtctataaatatagCTTTATTGCaaattagaattagaaaatATATCAAGTGCACCTGATTCGTGAGTGCCTGGGCTTACAGGGGGAGTATTGGAGTCTGGGAGGaaaaattagaattagaaaattatatatatttaataaaattaatatataaaaaaataaaatgggttCGGGTCTaggtatttttctcagatccaAATCcggacccgacccggatccgccGGGTCCATTTTTTAAGGATCCAAATCCGTAAAAATagatacggatccacggattCGGGTTgggtccaatacccattgccatccctaatatttcttttaatttttttttctaaccacattattttgtttctttcaatGATAAAAACTTATATGTTCCAGctgaaaacaataatttaagaAATGTCTTTGactttcataattttaaagtcAAACTAAATTAGATTAAGCTCCTATAAACAAACTTTTCcatgaataaataatatatttaaaccAATTTATAATAATAGGAGTTACTTCTCAAGtttataaaatgagtatgaGACAATTTCATTATGAAATGCGCTCtatacataaattaaaaatataacaaatataaattattaacatttgacaataataatacttcAACATTAGGAGAATAAACCTGAAGCTCAAAAGTGATCACTCACTTTTATCTAAAATTCATTCATTCAACAGTTCAACCTTTGCCAGCAAATGTTCACATGTTCTGGAAAATCTAACACGTACAAATAACAAATccaaataaataatgcaaacccataaataatactattattatttaataaaaaaaccaaATGTAATATTAGTCATATATTCACACCTTAACTGAATTATCTGTTTTTGACCAGATTAAAAGATGAACATGCATAAAGCAGTTTTGAATTACCTGAACAAAGAAAAACATTGATAAAAACATTTAATTAGCAAGAATTATATATACAATTTCTAGCAAAAGTAATTAAGTAACAATAAACACAATATCATAACCTTAATTACAAAACATGCGTTGGACTTACTTTGTTTTGCTTGTTAATAGTACGACTTAAAGCTTGCATACATTTAAATCTTCTTAAAAATCTGAATATTTTAATTTCAGCATGTCTATGTTGAGGGGAATGAAGCCTGGTCCGAAATCATTCACGTAAAAAATTGATACATGAATAATTTCGCACCAGACAACATTCCCCTCAACCATGCTTATGAATAAGCTAAGGAAGAAGGTATTgcgagagagagagagagaaagaaagaaaatgaaaataagttttttatttgatggtTTGTCCATGGATTATAAGCATGAACTAAAGTTTCAATAGAATTCCTTTATATATACGTAAGAATATAACATTAATTTTATGGGAGGAAAAGTTGAATAGGTTCCTTCTTTTATTTGGGACACTTGAAAGCAAATGTTATAGTCAactttctaccactcctaaaAAATTTATGCCCAATTCACATTCAAAGTATGTTCTTTGATTGGTTCATATGAATACCATCACAAGATTTGTATGAGAAAAATAATCTTTCCCTTTTTATTTAAATGCTTGCTAAACTTTAGTATAAATTTTAAGGCTTGAATGAAATTTAGTTTTTGTTAGCAACAATTACTCACAAtgatttattttggattatgaACATAATTGTTGTATAAATTTCTTGACATTGATAGATAATATTTAAAGAATTAATTCTAATAGTATTAGACTATTTATGTTATATACTCATATTTATTACATcctaataaattcaaatttatatATTCTTTTGATTCTCCAAATAAAGCATACATCTTTTTACATCACTTTTGAGTAAAGAGGTGGAGATGAAAAACCTTCATGAATAGGGGAAGCATATATAGTAATAGAATTTGATGCCAAGCTTAAGACCCAAGCTTAATCTCTCTTTCAAACCCTTTTTAAAGATAGAATGGTGGTCTACAC harbors:
- the LOC130800383 gene encoding calmodulin calcium-dependent NAD kinase-like, which codes for MIILSPQSIQSIRKMQQGKIRKHKSSKISFSNVYYSSSMAILTFIITYLYGILSYKSHNNSQCHQSSDGYGKSIFAILFVSSVGLIVAAAAYYNQRHLMYKKLVPRIKYDRSKRVVKLERFSHYVARQLGFSDRRLCPQLNKLASDYIQKREGWEETIYSIFTQDPDCDSLFIKLVEEIERCILSYFAFHWSFAEIALKQVMQGPEPEPKKKLKHILLAASREKTIERVTKDLKVARVFTTLVQEMKAIGLAQPRPEIDESECTDVMAPVAFKDRSPVLLFMGGGMGAGKSTVLKDILIEPFWQEASGQAVVIEADAFKETDLFYKALSSRGHHDAVHTAELVHQSSADAAASVLVTALNEGRDVIMDGTLSWLPFVVQTITMARNVHRKRYRMGPGYHVAKDGTVTESYWEQMDDEEDEQTNIKKRRPYRIELVGVVCDAYLAVIRGIRRAIICGRGVRVSSQLKSHKRFANAFPHYCQLVDQARLYSTNALEGPPKLIGWKDRDKTLLVDPEEFKCMKLVADLNEDADNIYELYKRPNPACQDGSIWNDIVSSPSRVNVQQELKYSIQRVERSIATAKDRSIIKNV